Proteins from a genomic interval of Hornefia porci:
- the lepB gene encoding signal peptidase I, protein MAKKKEIREKSLALEWIKDIVIAVIIAAVIVQVVKPTIVKERSMEPNFYQNDYLFVYRLAYKGDHKVQRGDVIVFRSDLETDSGKKKLLIKRVIGVAGDKISIHNGEVYVNGKKDDQSYTMSGETVGDLDETVPDGSLFCMGDNRDVSIDSRSDQVGMVSTGRVFGKVVFRLYPFNRMGRIANPYKQ, encoded by the coding sequence GCGCTGGAATGGATTAAGGATATCGTAATCGCGGTGATTATCGCAGCGGTAATCGTTCAGGTTGTGAAGCCAACCATCGTCAAGGAGAGATCCATGGAACCGAACTTCTATCAGAACGATTATCTGTTCGTCTACCGGCTGGCGTACAAGGGAGATCATAAAGTTCAGCGGGGCGACGTCATCGTCTTCCGCTCCGATCTCGAGACGGATTCCGGAAAGAAAAAGCTGCTGATCAAACGGGTCATCGGCGTGGCCGGCGACAAAATCTCCATCCACAACGGCGAGGTCTATGTCAACGGGAAAAAGGACGATCAGAGCTACACGATGAGCGGCGAGACGGTCGGCGATCTGGACGAGACGGTGCCGGACGGAAGTCTGTTCTGCATGGGAGACAACCGCGACGTCAGCATCGACAGCCGATCCGATCAGGTCGGGATGGTCAGCACCGGAAGAGTGTTCGGCAAGGTGGTCTTCCGGTTATATCCCTTCAACAGGATGGGAAGGATCGCGAATCCGTATAAGCAGTGA
- the rplD gene encoding 50S ribosomal protein L4 has translation MAKVTMLNMEGKEAGTIELKDEIFGIEPNANAVHAVVKNYLANQRQGTQSAKTRGEVRGGGRKPFRQKGTGRHRQGSSTDPSQIGGGVVFAPKPRSYNYAVPKKVKRLALKSVLSAKVQDGEIIVLDELKMDAPKTKEMVKTLANIGAEKKALIVTAAKDDNVVRSAANIPGVRTALVGTMNVYDIINHTSFIVTKEAVEKIQEVYL, from the coding sequence ATGGCTAAAGTAACAATGCTCAACATGGAAGGCAAAGAAGCCGGAACCATTGAGCTTAAGGATGAGATATTTGGAATTGAGCCCAACGCAAACGCGGTTCACGCCGTGGTGAAGAACTATCTGGCGAACCAGAGACAGGGTACTCAGTCAGCCAAAACAAGAGGCGAAGTCAGAGGAGGCGGCAGAAAACCGTTCAGACAGAAGGGAACCGGCCGTCACAGACAGGGAAGCAGCACCGATCCTTCGCAGATCGGAGGCGGCGTCGTATTTGCACCTAAGCCAAGGAGCTATAACTACGCAGTTCCCAAGAAGGTGAAGAGACTGGCGCTGAAGTCAGTGCTGTCCGCCAAGGTGCAGGATGGGGAGATCATCGTTCTCGACGAACTGAAGATGGACGCTCCCAAGACAAAGGAAATGGTGAAGACACTGGCGAATATCGGCGCGGAGAAGAAGGCGCTGATCGTCACCGCCGCGAAGGACGACAACGTCGTCAGATCCGCCGCGAACATTCCGGGCGTGAGAACCGCTCTGGTCGGCACCATGAATGTATATGATATCATCAATCACACGAGCTTCATCGTAACGAAGGAAGCCGTAGAAAAGATCCAGGAGGTGTACTTATAA
- the smpB gene encoding SsrA-binding protein SmpB has translation MGKRQRKVVANNKKARHDYFIEDTYEAGIVLTGTEIKSVRAGKVSIKESYAKIQNGEVILLGMNISPYEQGNRFNADPLRPRKLLLHKKEIGKLLGLTTQQGLTLVPLQMYINEEGRAKVELAVARGKKNYDKRETLAKKDAQRKMEQAMKRR, from the coding sequence ATGGGAAAAAGACAGAGGAAGGTCGTGGCTAACAACAAAAAGGCCCGGCATGATTATTTTATTGAAGATACATATGAAGCGGGAATTGTACTGACGGGCACGGAAATCAAATCGGTCCGCGCCGGCAAGGTCAGCATCAAGGAAAGCTATGCGAAGATCCAGAACGGCGAGGTCATTCTTCTGGGGATGAACATCAGTCCCTACGAGCAGGGAAACCGCTTTAACGCGGACCCTCTCCGCCCGCGGAAGCTTCTCCTGCACAAAAAAGAGATCGGAAAGCTGCTGGGGCTGACCACGCAGCAGGGACTGACCCTGGTGCCGCTGCAGATGTATATTAATGAAGAGGGACGGGCAAAGGTGGAGCTTGCTGTGGCCCGGGGAAAGAAAAACTATGATAAACGGGAAACACTGGCGAAGAAAGACGCTCAGCGGAAAATGGAGCAGGCGATGAAGCGGCGCTGA
- the rplW gene encoding 50S ribosomal protein L23 yields the protein MRSAYDVIIKPVISERSMDQAAEKKYTFRVAVDANKTEIRNAVEEIFDVEVAKVNIMNVNGKKKRMGRNVGTTSAYKKAIVTLTEGSKEIEFFSSL from the coding sequence ATGAGATCCGCTTACGACGTAATCATCAAGCCGGTCATCAGTGAAAGAAGTATGGACCAGGCCGCTGAGAAAAAGTACACGTTCAGGGTTGCAGTCGATGCAAACAAGACAGAGATCAGAAACGCTGTCGAAGAAATCTTTGATGTCGAAGTGGCAAAAGTCAACATCATGAACGTCAATGGAAAGAAAAAGAGAATGGGAAGAAACGTCGGAACAACCTCTGCGTATAAGAAGGCGATCGTTACGCTGACTGAAGGCAGCAAGGAAATCGAGTTCTTCTCGAGTCTGTAA
- the rpsJ gene encoding 30S ribosomal protein S10: protein MSELQKIRIKLKAYDHALLDQSAAKIVETAKKTGADVSGPIPLPTEKEVVTILRAVHKYKDSREQFEQRTHKRLIDITNATLQTTDALTKLDLPAGVDIEIKL, encoded by the coding sequence ATGAGTGAATTACAGAAAATCAGAATCAAACTCAAGGCTTATGATCACGCGCTGCTGGACCAGTCTGCCGCGAAGATCGTAGAGACGGCGAAGAAGACCGGCGCGGATGTTTCCGGACCGATTCCTCTTCCCACCGAGAAGGAGGTCGTAACGATCCTTCGTGCGGTTCACAAGTACAAGGACAGCAGAGAGCAGTTCGAGCAGAGAACCCACAAGAGACTTATCGATATCACCAATGCGACACTGCAGACAACCGACGCGCTCACGAAGTTGGACCTGCCGGCAGGCGTTGACATTGAGATTAAACTGTAA